The proteins below are encoded in one region of Salvelinus namaycush isolate Seneca chromosome 39, SaNama_1.0, whole genome shotgun sequence:
- the LOC120032536 gene encoding NACHT, LRR and PYD domains-containing protein 12-like gives MFCPGGKKRLNEQRKVSASHVGKLRNKLKAILKKKYQSPPGGKTEHPFYIHCDLQYQASKNSEENQHEYILSEPGYRRRHQGTCVFLNSEVDEPIRTALTKGVSGIGKSSQVRMMILNWAEGKGDQEVQLIFPLPFRELNLLKERLSLIELLYEFFPELKEPGISNLDNCRVGFFLDGLDEFRRPLDFKNSPIVTDLTEPSSVPALLTNLINGNLLPSAAHIWITSRPAAVHRIPLQYIDRMSEIEGFTDSQKEEFFTRAINDKNQAKAVITYLKNSKGLYNLCQIPFICSISASILEKQTYVPDKAFEPVALTPLFNDLLILLQIGNHNVNIVDELGELAFKQLVKGNTVFYEEDLRECNIDVQVAAVYAKVNIPIFREDIGLHQKKIYYFGHTTIQEFFAAMRFLQSVGSQDENLAVNRKTQIERTLWFFGDATQLKSAVDMTLRSKTGHMDLFLRFLLGIAQNFNQMFSEAGFTPSTALPEMLVYIKKKVLENPTSARTLNLLNCLRELNDYSLDNDSLLFLKTGIPPDAKYPRAHWSDLVTLFLASLSGSIDMLGLDVDNRGDEELLRMLPVIKASHTATLSYHNLTEKSCECLASALTSKVSNVKTLDLSFNTLKDSGVQLLAAGLAKPHCRLERLKLSGCRVKQNGFAALAKALKSNPSHLRELDLSGNEPGESGVFHLVDGLKVVKCELQILKLSNCKLGLELSSALVVLLIDNPRHLRELDVSMNDLGDRGVKLLMDILKSTQIYKLELYCCQLTEKCCENMFRCLVNIPSLRELNLSNNNLKDEGVKMLCNAFGLPACQLEKLNLASCGFTSGGCRWLAGGFSFSPTFLKQLDISRNHLGHSDVVAFFRFLKTIRFSLETLRLSDCKMTELCCPELVEALRSNLTNLKELDLSGNELGDSGVKTLCMGLTSTTCKLERLFLRCCGITAEGCSSLALALKSSCSKITELGLVGNDTGEEGLRILSGIRDDPDYKLQTLEIND, from the exons ATGTTTTGCcctggggggaaaaaacgattgaatGAACAGAG GAAAGTCTCTGCCTCCCATGTGGGAAAACTCCGCAATAAGTTAAAAGCCATCCTGAAGAAAAAGTACCAAAGTCCGCCAGGGGGGAAAACTGAGCATCCATTTTATATACATTGCGATCTCCAGTATCAAGCTAGTAAAAATAGTGAGGAGAACCAACATGAGTATATTCTATCTGAGCCAGGCTACAGGAGAAGACATCAAGGAACATGTGTATTCCTAAACTCAGAAGTCGAtgagcctatcagaacagctctGACAAAGGGCGTCTCTGGTATTGGCAAATCTAGCCAGGTGCGGATGATGATTCTTAACTGGGCAGAGGGAAAAGGAGACCAGGAAGTCCAACTCATATTTCCCCTTCCTTTCCGAGAGCTGAATTTGCTGAAGGAGAGACTAAGTCTGATTGAACTTCTTTACGAGTTTTTCCCAGAATTGAAAGAACCTGGAATTTCCAACTTGGACAACTGCAGAGTTGGGTTCTTTCTTGACGGGCTGGATGAATTCCGACGTCCTCTCGACTTCAAGAACAGCCCGATAGTGACCGATCTCACAGAGCCCTCCTCCGTGCCGGCACTGCTGACAAACCTAATTAACGGTAATCTACTTCCCTCCGCCGCTCACATATGGATTACATCCAGACCCGCAGCAGTCCATCGCATCCCTCTTCAATACATCGACAGAATGTCAGAAATCGAAGGCTTCACCGACTCCCAGAAAGAGGAGTTCTTCACGAGAGCAATCAATGACAAGAACCAGGCCAAAGCAGTTATCACCTACTTGAAGAACTCGAAGGGCCTCTACAACTTGTGCCAGATACCTTTTATCTGTTCAATCTCAGCGTCAATACTCGAGAAACAGACATATGTACCCGACAAAGCTTTTGAACCTGTCGCACTAACTCCATTATTTAACGACCTACTCATCCTGTTACAAATAGGGAACCACAATGTAAATATAGTTGATGAATTGGGGGAACTAGCCTTTAAGCAGTTGGTAAAAGGCAACACGGTTTTCTACGAGGAAGACCTACGAGAGTGCAACATTGATGTCCAAGTGGCAGCTGTGTACGCAAAAGTGAATATACCCATCTTCAGGGAGGATATTGGGCTGCACCAAAAGAAGATCTACTACTTTGGGCATACCACCATTCAGGAGTTCTTTGCCGCAATGCGGTTTCTTCAATCTGTTGGCAGCCAAGACGAAAACCTGGCTGTCAACCGGAAAACCCAGATTGAGAGAACTCTCTGGTTTTTTGGAGATGCCACCCAACTCAAGAGCGCGGTGGACATGACTTTGCGGAGCAAGACCGGACATATGGACCTCTTCCTTCGCTTCCTCCTCGGCATTGCGCAGAACTTTAACCAGATGTTCTCCGAGGCTGGCTTCACCCCGTCTACTGCCCTTCCGGAAATGTTAGTGTACATCAAGAAGAAGGTCTTGGAGAATCCCACTTCGGCGAGGACCCTCAACCTGCTGAACTGCCTGAGGGAACTGAATGACTACTCTCTAGACAACGATAGTTTGCTCTTTCTCAAGACGGGAATCCCCCCAGATGCCAAATACCCACGTGCACATTGGTCCGACCTGGTCACTCTCTTTTTGGCATCGTTGTCTGGGTCGATAGACATGCTTGGGTTGGATGTAGACAACAGAGGAGACGAGGAACTTCTGAGGATGCTGCCAGTGATCAAAGCTTCCCACACCGCCAC GCTGTCGTATCACAACCTGACTGAGAAATCCTGTGAATGTCTGGCCTCGGCGCTCACCTCAAAGGTGTCCAATGTGAAAACTCTGGACCTGAGTTTCAACACGCTGAAGGACTCCGGAGTGCAGCTGTTGGCGGCCGGCTTGGCCAAGCCACACTGCCGACTGGAGAGACTGAAACTGTCCGGCTGCAGGGTGAAACAGAATGGCTTTGCAGCTCTGGCCAAAGCTCTCAAATCCAACCCGTCGCACCTGCGAGAGCTGGATCTGAGCGGCAACGAACCGGGAGAATCGGGGGTGTTTCATCTCGTTGACGGACTAAAGGTTGTTAAGTGCGAACTGCAGATCCTGAA GCTCTCAAACTGCAAGCTGGGCCTGGAGCTGAGTAGCGCTTTGGTGGTGTTGCTGATAGACAACCCCAGACACCTGCGAGAGCTAGACGTCAGCATGAATGACCTGGGAGACCGGGGGGTGAAGCTGCTCATGGACATACTGAAGTCAACCCAGATATACAAACTGGA GTTGTACTGCTGTCAGCTCACTGAGAAATGCTGTGAGAACATGTTTAGGTGTCTGGTGAACATCCCCAGTCTGAGGGAGCTCAACCTGAGCAACAACAACCTGAAGGACGAGGGGGTCAAGATGCTCTGCAACGCCTTCGGACTGCCCGCCTGTcaactggagaaactcaa tctgGCGAGCTGTGGCTTCACGTCTGGAGGCTGTCGATGGCTGGCTGGAGGGTTCAGTTTCAGCCCCACCTTCCTCAAACAGCTGGATATCAGCAGGAACCACCTGGGCCACTCAGATGTTGTCGCGTTTTTCCGGTTCCTCAAAACTATACGCTTCTCACTGGAGACCCTACG ACTGAGTGACTGTAAGATGACAGAGCTATGCTGTCCGGAGCTGGTTGAAGCTCTCCGCTCCAATCTCACCAACCTGAAAGAGCTGGATCTATCTGGAAACGAACTGGGAGACAGCGGTGTAAAAACACTCTGCATGGGACTGACCTCAACAACCTGTAAACTGGAGAGACTGTT TCTGAGATGCTGTGGGATCACAGCAGAGGGCTGCTCCTCCCTAGCCTTAGCCCTGAAGTCCAGCTGCTCCAAAATCACAGAGCTGGGCCTGGTGGGAAACGACACGGGAGAAGAAGGACTGAGAATTCTCTCCGGCATCAGGGATGACCCAGACTACAAACTACAGACTCTAGA AATAAACGATTGA
- the LOC120032840 gene encoding uncharacterized protein LOC120032840 has protein sequence MSVDKLEAFITLLYVRGLYDGINTPLESSWNETYGLIPRNRFREITLVSEVWGTFVQNCVSSYKPEVNITVEEQWFPANAKCSFTQYIPYKQDKWGMKFRFAADVDSKYVLNVFPYLGKDESQHPENVVLRLVEPYLGEGRNVNTDEIFTSLPLANKLIDKNTSLVGVVNKTRRELPPSACNQSQAELFSTAVLKHHKATLTVYRCMPRENVCILSTMHPTVAIAGDTKRTRDPDALKQHKGWCG, from the exons ATGTCTGTGGATAAGCTGGAAGCGTTCATTACGCTCCTATACGTCCGAGGACTGTACGACGGAATAAACACGCCTTTGGAGAGCTCCTGGAACGAAACATATGGGTTGATACCACGGAACCGCTTCAGAGAGATCACCCTGGTATCAGAAGTGTGGGGAACGTTTGTACAGAACTGTGTTTCCTCTTACAAGCCGGAAGTGAACATTACCGTTGAGGAGCAATGGTTCCCCGCAAACGCTAAGTGCAGCTTTACGCAGTACATCCCCTACAAGCAAGACAAGTGGGGCATGAAGTTTCGGTTTGCAGCTGACGTCGACAGCAAGTACGTGCTGAATGTCTTTCCATATCTGGGGAAAGATGAATCTCAGCATCCTGAAAATGTGGTGCTGAGGCTTGTAGAACCTTACCTTGGCGAGGGTAGGAATGTAAACACAGACGAGATATTCACATCACTGCCATTGGCAAATAAGTTGATTGACAAGAACACAAGCCTGGTGGGGGTGGTGAATAAGACGAGACGGGAGCTGCCTCCATCTGCATGCAACCAGTCACAAGCAGAGCTGTTCTCCACAGCGGTGCTGAAGCACCACAAAGCAACACTTACGGTTTACAGATGTATGCCAAGAGAGAACGTCTGTATCCTGAGTACTATGCATCCGACAGTTGCCATTGCCGGGGACACAAAGAGAACCAGAGACCCTGACGCACTAAAACAACACAAAG GTTGGTGTGGATAA